The following are encoded in a window of Methylicorpusculum oleiharenae genomic DNA:
- a CDS encoding DUF1295 domain-containing protein produces MFSLTVVGVLSVIAMLMAWVWQQNHRNAGIVDVIWAFGMMFAGPWYAFTGSAPVLLQLSLALLTMVWFMRLGRHLALRVFSEQEDGRYKAMRLAMKENASKGFLGFFLVQAGFIWLLSLPFYAVAQNQNPSTQLIVLALVIAELAFWGEAAADRQLAEFRKNPDNKGRTCRNGWWRYSRHPNYFFEWLHWFAYPLMGWGSEYQYWLWLAPVVMFCFLYFLTGIPFTEQQALRSRGEDYRLYQQTTPMFFPWWPKA; encoded by the coding sequence ATGTTTAGTTTAACCGTGGTCGGCGTATTAAGCGTGATCGCTATGCTGATGGCCTGGGTCTGGCAGCAGAACCACCGCAATGCAGGGATTGTCGATGTCATCTGGGCATTCGGTATGATGTTTGCCGGGCCCTGGTATGCTTTTACCGGTTCTGCACCCGTGTTATTGCAATTGAGCCTGGCTTTATTGACGATGGTCTGGTTTATGCGATTAGGGCGTCATCTTGCTCTTCGCGTATTCAGCGAACAGGAAGACGGCCGTTACAAGGCGATGCGTTTGGCCATGAAAGAAAACGCATCCAAAGGGTTTTTAGGCTTTTTTTTAGTGCAGGCCGGATTTATCTGGCTCTTGTCTTTACCTTTCTACGCTGTTGCCCAAAACCAAAATCCATCTACTCAGTTGATTGTGCTGGCGCTGGTTATTGCCGAACTGGCTTTTTGGGGCGAGGCGGCTGCCGACCGGCAATTGGCTGAATTTCGTAAAAACCCTGATAACAAGGGGCGTACCTGTCGCAATGGCTGGTGGCGTTATTCAAGACATCCCAATTATTTTTTCGAATGGCTGCACTGGTTTGCGTATCCCTTAATGGGTTGGGGCAGTGAGTATCAGTATTGGTTATGGTTGGCGCCGGTGGTGATGTTCTGCTTTTTGTATTTCCTCACCGGTATTCCGTTTACAGAGCAGCAAGCTTTACGAAGCCGGGGCGAGGATTACAGGCTCTATCAACAAACCACTCCCATGTTTTTCCCTTGGTGGCCCAAGGCTTAG
- a CDS encoding SAM-dependent methyltransferase, which yields MSLIALAEAGKVPDTLIRWGIRRLLKQRLHEEFADDVERQSQRYRDLLAELRLSPIAIETEAANQQHYEVPAAFYRYALGKHLKYSSCYWDHETDNLDEAEAKMLTISCERAELTDGQNVLELGCGWGSLTLWMAAHYPGSRITSVSNSNSQREYINEQARQRGLNNIEVITCDVNQLSLDRTFDRIVSVEMFEHMRNYDSLLNKVASWLRPGGKLFVHIFCHRYLAYPFETEGDDNWMGRYFFTGGMMPARDTLLHFQTQLSIECQWDVSGRHYQQTSEAWLNNVDTHKEAILQLFGETYGKTEAALWVQRWRLFFMACAELFGYRGGNEWLVAHYRFAKTG from the coding sequence ATGAGCTTGATCGCACTGGCAGAAGCCGGAAAAGTCCCCGATACCCTCATTAGATGGGGTATTAGACGTTTATTAAAACAGCGTTTGCACGAAGAATTCGCCGACGATGTCGAACGCCAAAGTCAGCGTTACCGTGACTTATTGGCAGAACTCAGGCTAAGCCCGATTGCGATAGAAACCGAGGCAGCCAATCAACAGCATTACGAAGTACCGGCCGCTTTTTATCGGTACGCTTTAGGTAAGCATCTAAAATATTCATCCTGCTATTGGGATCATGAGACTGATAACCTGGATGAAGCCGAGGCAAAGATGCTGACCATCAGCTGCGAACGGGCTGAACTGACAGACGGTCAGAATGTGCTTGAATTAGGCTGCGGCTGGGGATCTTTGACGCTATGGATGGCCGCGCATTACCCCGGCAGTCGTATAACCTCCGTATCAAATTCCAACAGCCAGCGTGAATATATCAATGAACAGGCCCGTCAACGCGGTTTGAACAATATCGAAGTCATAACCTGCGATGTTAATCAACTGTCGCTGGATCGAACCTTCGACCGTATCGTTTCGGTAGAAATGTTCGAGCATATGCGTAATTACGACAGCCTTTTAAATAAGGTTGCGTCCTGGTTAAGGCCCGGCGGCAAGCTGTTCGTACACATTTTTTGCCACCGCTATCTGGCCTATCCGTTTGAAACAGAAGGCGATGACAACTGGATGGGACGGTATTTTTTTACCGGCGGAATGATGCCCGCCCGCGATACGCTGCTGCATTTTCAAACACAGTTATCTATCGAATGTCAGTGGGATGTCTCGGGGCGGCATTATCAGCAAACTTCTGAAGCCTGGCTTAATAATGTGGATACCCACAAAGAGGCTATTTTACAGTTGTTTGGTGAAACTTACGGAAAGACGGAAGCCGCGTTATGGGTGCAGCGCTGGCGACTGTTTTTTATGGCTTGTGCCGAGTTGTTTGGATATCGCGGCGGTAATGAGTGGCTGGTGGCTCATTACCGGTTTGCCAAAACAGGATAA
- a CDS encoding DUF2878 domain-containing protein: MVNERILNMVWMQALWFAAVIGAAADYNWPAGLVLLAFIVWQTRPARHAKGDVQLVLVAVVMGFLFDTFWVKLDWLVFQAAATPRLAPFWIVMLWAGLALTINHSLAWLQTNRSLGALMSGVACPLSYLGAEKLGAVQIVPDSNLWWLVMGATWAAVVPFLLWLAIKLKSAL; the protein is encoded by the coding sequence ATGGTAAATGAACGCATTCTCAACATGGTCTGGATGCAAGCCTTGTGGTTTGCTGCGGTAATCGGTGCCGCAGCAGACTATAACTGGCCTGCAGGCCTGGTCTTGTTGGCGTTTATCGTCTGGCAGACACGGCCGGCGCGTCATGCCAAAGGCGATGTGCAATTGGTGCTGGTTGCGGTGGTCATGGGTTTTCTGTTTGACACGTTTTGGGTAAAACTCGATTGGCTGGTTTTTCAGGCCGCAGCAACACCAAGGCTGGCGCCTTTCTGGATAGTGATGCTCTGGGCGGGTCTGGCGTTGACAATCAATCATTCTCTGGCTTGGCTGCAAACAAACAGGAGTCTGGGGGCCTTGATGAGCGGAGTGGCCTGTCCACTTTCCTATTTGGGCGCAGAAAAACTAGGCGCCGTGCAAATTGTCCCGGATTCAAATTTATGGTGGCTGGTGATGGGGGCAACATGGGCAGCCGTCGTGCCGTTTTTGCTGTGGTTAGCCATCAAACTTAAATCAGCGCTTTGA